The sequence TCGTCTATCCGGCTGCGTTGACGCGCGACGCCGGGCCGGACGCGAGGGCGTTTCTCGATTTTCTGAGCAGTCAGGATGCGCGCGCGATTTTTGAAAAAGACGGATTCATCGTCCTGGGAGCCCGCCCGTGAGAATTCGCACTCCACTTCTGTGCGGAGCGGCGCTAGCGCTGATCGCCCGACCGGCGCTGGCGGACGATGCCGCCATCCTGAAGCGGCTGGACGCGCTCCAGCACATGATGGAGCTGCAGCAAAAGCAGATCGCGGCGCAGCGCGACGAAATCACCTCCCTGAAGACCGCGCTCCGCCGCAAGGGCATCAAGGCCGTCGCGCCCCAGGCGGAGCCCGCCGAAGCGACGCCGCAGGCCCCGTCCACCGAGGTCGAGGCGCGGGTCGCGCAACAGCAGGTGGCGATCGACGATCTGGTTGGCAAATTCGCGGCCCTCGAGGACCGTACGCGCGTCGAGAAGGCGGACAAACCCGTCTGGAGCATCGCGGGCGGGCGGCCGAGCGTGACGTCGGCCGACGGACGATTCTCGCTCGCGATTCGCGTGCTCGGACAGTACGACACAGGCTATTTCATGCAGAGCGCGCATGCGCTTCAGCTTGCGGCGGCGAACGGGCCCGACCTTTCGAGCGGCTCGAACTGGCGCCGCGCGCAGCTGGGCGTGCAAGGCAAGCTGTTCGGAGACTGGAATTACTTTTTCAATTATGAATTCGGCAGCGGCGTGTCGAGCGGCAACGAGCTGCAAGGTCGCATCCAGCAGGCTTATGTGGAATATGCGGGGTTGGCGCCCTTCCTGTTCCGCGTCGGCGCCTACCCCTGGAGTGCAAATCTCGAAGATGCGACCGGGGCGGCCGACGTGATCTTTCTGGAGCGCAACGCGCCATCCGATCTGTCGCGCAGTCTCGCCGCCGGCGACGGACGCGACGGTATCGGCGTCATCTATGCGGGCGAGTCGCTGTTCGCCTCGTTCGCCTACACAGGCGGCAAGGCAGCCGACACGAGCCTGTTCTTCGATGAGCAGCAGGCGGTCGTTGGCCGCGTCAGCGACGTTTTCTACTCCGACCAGGACTGGAAGCTCCTGCTCTCGGGAGCGGGCACCTACGTTTTCCACGGCGGCGACGCGACCGCGGGCGCCGGCTCGGCGCAGAACATCACGCTGCAGGACCCGCCGGAACTCACGATCGACGACAACAGCAACAAGCTCGTCTCGACCGGCGCGATTAACACCAAGAGCGCCTGGAACTACGGCATCGAAGGCGCCGCAGAATGGCGAAGCGTCTACAGCCAAGCCGGCTATTTCGGTTACGGGCTGCAGCAGCGCGCGGTGGGCGCACCGACGCTCGATTTCAACGGCTGGTACGCGCAAGCAAGTTGGATCATAACCGGCGAAAGTCGCCCCTATAATGCTGCGAACGGTTCGTTTTCCAATCCCAAACCGCGCATCCCCTTTTCACTCGACGGCTGGGGACTCGGCGCATGGGAGATCGCCGCGCGCTACAGCGACCTCGATCTGAACGATCATGCGGGCGTGCTCGGCTCGGCGGTTCCCGCTGGCGGAATACGCGGCGGTGATCAGCGCATCTTTACCGCAGCCTTGAACTGGTATCCGAACGGCGCTCTTAAATTCTCACTGCAATGGCAGGACGACCAGATCAGCCGCATCGGCACGATACCGGCAGGCTTCGGTCACGGCACCCTGAACAATGCCGAGGTGGGGCAGAACTTCACGACGTTCGCCTTCCGCTCGCAGATCGCGCTGTAGGGTCCGACGATGATTCGTACAGTCTGTTGTTCGCTGGCGCTGCTGATGTGGACCGGCGCAGCATTCGCGGATCCGGTTTGCACGAAGCTCGCTTGGCCGCTTGATGCGGAGCGCGCGCGCATGAACGCGACCGCCGACGTCGTCGAATCGGGATCGATGGTGCGAGGCACGCAGGGGAACGTTTTCATTCTCGCGCTTAAGCACGGCGCCGGTCTGCCCGTCGCTTCGCAGAGATCGACCGATCCGGAGAAATTCTCCGGCTTCGCGATCCTTCCGCTTCCTTCTGCCGGCGACTATTTCATTTCCTTGTCTCAGGAAGGATGGATCGACGCTATCCAGAACGGCGTACCGGCCGCATCCACGGCCCACGCCGGCGATCCGAACTGCCCCGGTTTGCGCAAGAGTGTGCGATTCACGCTTTCCGCGTCTCCGCTGACCCTTGAGATCAGCAACGCAACGTCCGACCGGATCGTCGTCGCGGTAACGCGGACACACAGCTAGCCGGGAGCAGTTAGCCGCCATCGGGGCCGGGTCGAGCGCTCATCGTCTCTCGGGCGCCGCGCGCAAG is a genomic window of Candidatus Binatia bacterium containing:
- a CDS encoding porin, giving the protein MRIRTPLLCGAALALIARPALADDAAILKRLDALQHMMELQQKQIAAQRDEITSLKTALRRKGIKAVAPQAEPAEATPQAPSTEVEARVAQQQVAIDDLVGKFAALEDRTRVEKADKPVWSIAGGRPSVTSADGRFSLAIRVLGQYDTGYFMQSAHALQLAAANGPDLSSGSNWRRAQLGVQGKLFGDWNYFFNYEFGSGVSSGNELQGRIQQAYVEYAGLAPFLFRVGAYPWSANLEDATGAADVIFLERNAPSDLSRSLAAGDGRDGIGVIYAGESLFASFAYTGGKAADTSLFFDEQQAVVGRVSDVFYSDQDWKLLLSGAGTYVFHGGDATAGAGSAQNITLQDPPELTIDDNSNKLVSTGAINTKSAWNYGIEGAAEWRSVYSQAGYFGYGLQQRAVGAPTLDFNGWYAQASWIITGESRPYNAANGSFSNPKPRIPFSLDGWGLGAWEIAARYSDLDLNDHAGVLGSAVPAGGIRGGDQRIFTAALNWYPNGALKFSLQWQDDQISRIGTIPAGFGHGTLNNAEVGQNFTTFAFRSQIAL